From a region of the Podarcis muralis chromosome 16, rPodMur119.hap1.1, whole genome shotgun sequence genome:
- the CFAP73 gene encoding cilia- and flagella-associated protein 73 isoform X1, which produces MASDLEEKVRAALLDKLQMMKIPEREEDFLPPACCLLEKQRELAEVEQALLAQKEEFQLKMEELQQRRKELELKEGQLKKSILKFDKFLKDNDAKRSRALRKAGEEKQQAAQRVAEAERLKEEIAHLLAVKDKLQWQLERHKAFPEYLQKVLEKTEQFQGIPELIAQFQALMATQATLAQRELFGQEAVEEERARLQRYTEESSNQILQQNNRVAELQAQLEQAQTRVLELESNWVCIQNTAADKTLELGRIKLATLNLFQMVAKHRKLPADVPMEDTAAQLDAVELCVVDLNDILANFRKGEPTPVPQPETTAASRSGTDPQLTTSTA; this is translated from the exons ATGGCTTCGGATTTGGAGGAGAAAGTGCGCGCGGCTTTGCTAGACAAACTGCAAATGAT GAAAATTCCTGAAAGAGAAGAGGACTTTTTGCCCCCTGCTTGCTGTCTGCTGGAGAAACAAAGGGAACTGGCAGAGGTGGAACAAGCTCTGTTGGCCCAGAAAGAG GAATTCCAGTTGAAAATGGAAGAGCTGCAGCAACGACGGAAGGAACTGGAACTCAAAGAAGGCCAGCTCAAAaagtccattttaaagtttgacaAGTTCCTGAAG GACAATGATGCCAAGCGGAGCCGGGCTCTGCGGAAGGCTGGCGAGGAGAAGCAACAAGCGGCCCAGAGAGTGGCGGAAGCTGAGCGCCTCAAGGAGGAGATTGCGCACCTGCTGGCCGTGAAGGACAAgctgcagtggcagctggagagACATAAGGCCTTCCCAGAGTATTTGCAGAAGGTTCTGGAAAAGACGGAGcag TTTCAGGGCATCCCAGAGCTGATTGCCCAGTTCCAGGCTCTGATGGCCACCCAGGCCACCTTGGCCCAGAGGGAGCTctttggccaggaagccgtggaggAGGAGCGTGCCCGCCTGCAACGCTACACGGAGGAAAGCAGCAACCAGATCTTGCAGCAAAACAACCGGGTGGCCGAACTGCAGGCGCAGCTGGAGCAAGCCCAGACCAGGGTCCTGGAACTG GAGTCTAACTGGGTTTGCATCCAGAACACCGCTGCCGACAAGACGCTGGAGCTTGGGCGGATCAAGCTGGCAACTTTGAACCTCTTCCAGATGGTTGccaagcacaggaagctgccagccGACGTGCCTATGGAAGACACGGCAGCCCAACTCGATGCG GTTGAGCTTTGTGTCGTGGACTTGAACGACATTCTGGCCAACTTCCGCAAAGGGGAACCCACGCCAGTCCCTCAGCCAGAAACAACAGCAGCATCTCGCTCCGGGACAGACCCCCAGCTAACCACCTCGACCGCCTAG
- the CFAP73 gene encoding cilia- and flagella-associated protein 73 isoform X2: MASDLEEKVRAALLDKLQMMKIPEREEDFLPPACCLLEKQRELAEVEQALLAQKEEFQLKMEELQQRRKELELKEGQLKKSILKFDKFLKDNDAKRSRALRKAGEEKQQAAQRVAEAERLKEEIAHLLAVKDKLQWQLERHKAFPEYLQKVLEKTEQFQGIPELIAQFQALMATQATLAQRELFGQEAVEEERARLQRYTEESSNQILQQNNRVAELQAQLEQAQTRVLELVELCVVDLNDILANFRKGEPTPVPQPETTAASRSGTDPQLTTSTA; the protein is encoded by the exons ATGGCTTCGGATTTGGAGGAGAAAGTGCGCGCGGCTTTGCTAGACAAACTGCAAATGAT GAAAATTCCTGAAAGAGAAGAGGACTTTTTGCCCCCTGCTTGCTGTCTGCTGGAGAAACAAAGGGAACTGGCAGAGGTGGAACAAGCTCTGTTGGCCCAGAAAGAG GAATTCCAGTTGAAAATGGAAGAGCTGCAGCAACGACGGAAGGAACTGGAACTCAAAGAAGGCCAGCTCAAAaagtccattttaaagtttgacaAGTTCCTGAAG GACAATGATGCCAAGCGGAGCCGGGCTCTGCGGAAGGCTGGCGAGGAGAAGCAACAAGCGGCCCAGAGAGTGGCGGAAGCTGAGCGCCTCAAGGAGGAGATTGCGCACCTGCTGGCCGTGAAGGACAAgctgcagtggcagctggagagACATAAGGCCTTCCCAGAGTATTTGCAGAAGGTTCTGGAAAAGACGGAGcag TTTCAGGGCATCCCAGAGCTGATTGCCCAGTTCCAGGCTCTGATGGCCACCCAGGCCACCTTGGCCCAGAGGGAGCTctttggccaggaagccgtggaggAGGAGCGTGCCCGCCTGCAACGCTACACGGAGGAAAGCAGCAACCAGATCTTGCAGCAAAACAACCGGGTGGCCGAACTGCAGGCGCAGCTGGAGCAAGCCCAGACCAGGGTCCTGGAACTG GTTGAGCTTTGTGTCGTGGACTTGAACGACATTCTGGCCAACTTCCGCAAAGGGGAACCCACGCCAGTCCCTCAGCCAGAAACAACAGCAGCATCTCGCTCCGGGACAGACCCCCAGCTAACCACCTCGACCGCCTAG
- the DDX54 gene encoding ATP-dependent RNA helicase DDX54 gives MSRLRSPGPRPFDARGSLPSWIRSDFFGREVVGGASLMAPAQATGRRRKRQRRCKDRDLDEQQDYEMPVPAFPASDCTSDVELDTQEMVRAQNKKKKKSGGFQSMGLGYPVFKGIMKKGYKIPTPIQRKTIPVILDGKDVVAMARTGSGKTACFLIPMFEKLKVHSAKTGARALILSPTRELALQTLKFTKELGRYTGLKTALILGGDKMEDQFAALHENPDIIIATPGRLMHVAIEMKLKLQSVEYVVFDEADRLFEMGFAEQLQEIISRLPENRQTVLFSATLPKLLVEFARAGLTEPVLIRLDVESKLSEQLKLSFYHVRADDKPALLLYLLRTVVRPQDQTIVFVATKHHTEYLKELLTAQGVNCTHVYSSLDQTARKINVGKFIHGKCSVLIVTDLAARGIDIPLLDNVINYSFPAKAKLFLHRVGRVARAGRSGTAYSLVAPDETPYVFDLHLFLGRPLVLANPHEKPTDTDGIFGRVPQSIIDDEESLLQTDHERSLDLQSLRRVSDNAQKQYLKSRPAPSPESIKRVKEMDFTLLGIHPLFSLRFEGEEMERLKFVDSIKSYRSKATIFEINATNKTLASDVMRAKRNRDRQLIDRHQRKQQERLSLAAEKVQRLAVPATAEQDPEEEEERIQDVFSSVVGRKRKQPLDGKDNGKKQRLVTQQQGEFYIPYRPKDFESERGLCISGEGTAFEQQASGAVLDLMGDENRNMSNSKQLLKWDRKRKRFVGQTGQENKKKIRTESGAYISSSYKGNLYDKWKKKNKIDDQDSDSDREGERRAGKKRKGRGAHPAPASHGSRGPQQGKVRSELKTKQQILRQRKKAAKQRFLQSGSLKRLKSRNRQRVQEMRQTAFGRGAAKKGKMRKRM, from the exons ATGTCCCGCCTCCGATCACCGGGGCCCCGCCCATTCGACGCACGTGGCTCCCTGCCTTCCTGGATCCGGAGTGACTTCTTCGGCCGGGAGGTTGTTGGGGGCGCTTCTCTCATGGCTCCTGCCCAGGCCACGGGGCGGCGGAGGAAAAGGCAGCGCCGGTGCAAGGATCGGGACTTGGACGAGCAGCAG GACTATGAGATGCCGGTTCCAGCTTTTCCGGCATCGGATTGCACTTCTGATGTTGAGCTAGACACCCAGGAAATGGTTCGGGCCcagaacaagaaaaagaagaaatcagGAGGCTTTCAGTCTATGG GTCTGGGCTACCCTGTGTTCAAAGGGATCATGAAGAAAGGGTACAAAATACCGACTCCCATCCAGAGGAAG ACCATCCCCGTGATCCTGGACGGCAAAGATGTGGTGGCGATGGCGAGGACGGGCAGCGGAAAGACGGCCTGTTTCCTCATCCCCATGTTTGAGAAGCTGAAGGTGCACAGTGCCAAGACGGGGGCACGGGCTCTTATCCTCTCTCCCACCAGAGAGCTTGCCTTGCAGACCCTCAAGTTCACCAAGGAG cttggccGATACACAGGCCTGAAAACTGCCCTGATCCTTGGAGGAGACAA gaTGGAAGATCAGTTTGCAGCTCTGCATGAAAACCCTGATAT AATCATTGCAACTCCTGGCCGGCTGATGCATGTGGCCATAGAGATGAAACTCAAGCTGCAGAGTGTGGAATATGTGGTCTTTGACGAAGCAGACAG GCTCTTTGAGATGGGCTTTGCAGAGCAGCTGCAGGAGATCATCTCGAGGCTGCCCGAGAACCGCCAGACCGTTCTCTTCTCTGCCACCCTGCCGAAACTTCTCGTGGAGTTTGCTCGAGCTG GTCTTACAGAGCCAGTGTTGATCCGACTGGATGTGGAATCCAAGCTGAGCGAGCAGCTCAAG CTGTCATTCTATCACGTGCGTGCTGATGACAAGCCAGCCCTCCTGCTGTACCTGCTGAGGACGGTCGTACGACCGCAGGACCAGACGATTGTCTTTGTGGCCACGAAACATCATACAGAATATCTGAAAGAG CTGTTGACAGCCCAGGGTGTGAACTGCACGCATGTCTACAGCTCCCTGGACCAGACAGCCCGGAAGATCAATGTGGGCAAGTTCATCCATGGCAAATGCTCAGTGCTGATCGTCACTGACTTGGCCGCCCGGGGCATCGACATCCCTCTCCTGGACAACGTCATCAACTACAGCTTCCCGGCCAAAGCCAAACTCTTCCTGCACCGTGTCG GCAGAGTGGCCCGGGCAGGAAGAAGTGGTACGGCTTACTCCCTGGTGGCGCCGGATGAGACCCCCTATGTTTTTGACTTGCACCTCTTCCTAGGCCGGCCCCTCGTCCTTGCCAACCCTCACGAGAAGCCCACAG aCACAGATGGCATCTTTGGCCGTGTCCCCCAGAGCATCATCGACGACGAGGAGAGCCTGCTGCAGACGGACCACGAGCGCTCGTTGGATCTGCAGAGCCTCCGGCGAGTCTCTGACAATGCCCAGAAGCAGTACCTGAAGTCGCGGCCTGCTCCGTCGCCCGAGTCCATTAAGAGGGTCAAGGAAATGGACTTCACCCTGCTGGGCATCCACCCCTTGTTCA GTCTTCGCTTTGAGGGGGAAGAGATGGAGCGGCTGAAATTCGTGGACAGCATCAAAAGTTACCGTTCCAAGGCG ACCATCTTTGAAATCAACGCCACCAACAAGACTCTGGCCAGCGACGTCATGCGGGCCAAACGTAACCGGGACCGCCAGCTCATTGACCGGCACCAGCGGAAGCAGCAGGAGAGGCTCTCCTTGGCGGCGGAGAAAGTCCAACGTCTTGCTGTGCCGGCGACCGCAGAGcaagacccagaggaagaggaggaacgcATTCAG gatgTTTTCTCCAGCGTGGTGGGAAGGAAGCGGAAGCAGCCCCTGGATGGAAAGGACAACGGGAAGAAGCAGAGGCTGGTGACGCAGCAGCAAGGAGAGTTCTACATCCCATACCGGCCGAAGGACTTTGAGAGCGAACGAGG GTTGTGCATCAGTGGGGAAGGCACGGCGTTCGAGCAACAGGCTTCCGGAGCCGTCCTTGACCTGATGGGCGACGAGAATCGGAACATGAGCAACAGCAAGCAGCTCTTGAAATG ggatCGCAAAAGGAAGAGGTTTGTGGGGCAGACGGGCCAGGAGAATAAGAAGAAGATCCGAACGGAAAGTGGTGCCTATATCAGCAGCTCCTACAAAGGCAACCT CTACGATAAATGGAAAAAGAAGAACAAGATAGACGATCAGGATTCGGACTCAGATCGGGAAGGAGAGCGCAGAGCCGGGAAGAAGCGGAAAGGCAGGG GTGCCCACCCTGCCCCAGCTTCCCACGGCAGCCGCGGCCCCCAGCAGGGGAAGGTCCGCTCCGAGCTGAAAACCAAGCAGCAGATCTTGAGGCAACGGAAGAAGGCAGCCAAACAGCGCTTCCTGCAGAGCGGCAGCTTGAAGCGCCTGAAGTCGCGCAACCGGCAGCGGGTGCAAGAGATGCGCCAGACGGCCTTTGGGCGCGGGGCAGCCAAGAAGGGCAAGATGCGGAAGAGGATGTAG